In Oscillatoria acuminata PCC 6304, a single window of DNA contains:
- a CDS encoding SDR family NAD(P)-dependent oxidoreductase — MRNHLEKSLAGRVALVTGAGRGIGAATARQLAQGGAAVVLVSRNVEQLEQVRGAIATECPPEQVLVYPADVSSEAQTQAVFDQAIATFGRVDILINNAGMVQVTDFTQIELADWERIMAVNVTGIFLYCREFFRRAIAQSHGGAIVNVASLSGVRGPDKFPGFTSYITSKYGVVGITDSLAVEGKPHGIRVNSVSPGAVDTELLKQAAPFLKTQTTPDDVARTIVFLADDYQAKCLTGANLEIFSNA; from the coding sequence ATGCGGAATCATTTGGAGAAATCTTTAGCGGGACGAGTTGCTCTTGTCACGGGAGCAGGTCGGGGAATTGGTGCCGCCACTGCTCGGCAATTGGCACAGGGAGGCGCTGCGGTGGTCCTCGTCAGTCGGAATGTGGAGCAACTGGAGCAGGTCCGAGGGGCGATCGCCACTGAATGTCCGCCGGAGCAAGTGTTGGTTTATCCGGCAGATGTCAGTTCCGAGGCCCAGACTCAGGCGGTTTTCGACCAGGCGATCGCCACCTTCGGTCGAGTTGATATCTTGATTAACAATGCCGGAATGGTGCAAGTCACCGATTTTACCCAAATTGAACTGGCGGATTGGGAACGGATCATGGCAGTGAATGTCACCGGAATATTCTTGTATTGCCGGGAGTTTTTTCGCCGTGCGATCGCTCAATCTCATGGCGGTGCGATCGTCAATGTCGCATCCCTCTCCGGTGTTCGCGGTCCCGACAAATTCCCGGGATTCACCAGTTACATTACCAGTAAATACGGAGTAGTTGGCATCACCGATTCCCTCGCAGTAGAAGGTAAACCCCACGGAATTCGCGTCAATAGCGTTTCTCCCGGTGCAGTGGATACAGAGCTTCTCAAACAAGCTGCGCCCTTTTTAAAAACGCAAACCACCCCGGATGATGTGGCCCGCACCATCGTCTTTTTAGCGGACGATTATCAAGCGAAATGTCTCACCGGCGCTAACCTTGAAATTTTTAGTAATGCTTAG
- the purC gene encoding phosphoribosylaminoimidazolesuccinocarboxamide synthase, with protein sequence MAAMEKLYEGKAKILYSTEDPEVVISQFKDDATAFNALKRGTIVGKGQMNCAIGTALFNLLESKGISTHFIEQTSPNEMRVKRVQIVPLEVVVRNIAAGSLCKQTGIPQGTVLKQPLVEFFYKNDELGDPLLTRDRLLLLELATPEQLEQLRTMALEINQILSEFFHQCQITLVDFKLEFGFDGKGNLILADEISPDTCRLWDESQTDPTARILDKDRFRQDLGNVENAYQQVLERVLSHLST encoded by the coding sequence ATGGCGGCGATGGAAAAACTCTATGAAGGCAAAGCGAAAATCCTATATAGCACCGAAGACCCCGAGGTCGTGATCTCCCAGTTTAAAGATGATGCCACCGCCTTTAATGCGCTCAAACGAGGGACCATCGTCGGCAAAGGGCAGATGAACTGTGCGATCGGCACGGCCCTGTTTAACCTGCTGGAATCCAAAGGAATCTCCACCCATTTTATCGAGCAAACCAGTCCCAACGAAATGCGAGTCAAGCGGGTGCAGATTGTCCCGTTAGAGGTGGTGGTCCGGAATATTGCTGCTGGAAGTTTGTGCAAGCAAACCGGCATCCCCCAGGGAACCGTCCTCAAACAGCCCCTGGTGGAATTTTTCTATAAAAACGATGAACTCGGGGATCCCTTGTTAACCCGCGATCGCCTGCTATTATTAGAACTCGCCACCCCCGAACAACTAGAGCAACTCCGGACAATGGCATTGGAAATCAACCAAATTCTCTCAGAATTTTTCCATCAGTGTCAAATTACCCTCGTTGACTTTAAACTGGAGTTTGGCTTCGATGGCAAGGGGAACCTAATTCTTGCCGATGAAATCAGTCCTGATACTTGCCGACTCTGGGATGAATCCCAGACTGATCCCACTGCCCGAATCCTGGATAAAGACCGATTCCGGCAGGATTTGGGAAACGTAGAAAATGCCTACCAGCAAGTTCTTGAACGGGTGCTTTCTCATCTATCCACTTAA
- a CDS encoding ABC transporter ATP-binding protein — MMNPETAITISQVSKVFNNGVVALKDVNLKVNREDFVSLVGPSGCGKSTILRIVAGLSESSSGEIIWADRSLKEQIAFVFQDPALMPWSTVKNNIRLPLKLMGISKRMADASIAKTLELVGLENFANAYPRQLSGGMKMRVSIARAIVTEPRVLLMDEPFGALDDITRTNLNDELLSLWNHQRQTILFVTHNIYEAVYLSKRVVVMGANPGRAIAEIPIDEPLPRTESFRTSERYLNYCQQVYAALSEAMDPQSQESPRQFFPA, encoded by the coding sequence ATGATGAACCCTGAAACGGCGATTACTATTAGCCAGGTGAGCAAGGTTTTTAATAATGGAGTAGTGGCTTTAAAGGATGTAAATCTGAAGGTGAATCGGGAAGATTTTGTCAGTTTAGTTGGCCCTTCCGGATGTGGAAAAAGTACCATTTTAAGAATTGTTGCAGGACTCAGTGAGAGTAGTAGTGGGGAAATTATATGGGCCGATCGCAGTTTAAAAGAACAGATTGCGTTTGTGTTCCAAGACCCGGCCTTGATGCCTTGGAGTACGGTAAAAAATAATATTCGCTTACCCCTCAAACTGATGGGAATTTCCAAAAGAATGGCGGATGCGTCCATTGCCAAGACGTTGGAATTAGTCGGACTGGAAAACTTTGCGAATGCCTATCCCCGGCAGCTTTCTGGGGGGATGAAAATGCGGGTTTCCATTGCTCGGGCGATCGTCACTGAACCCCGCGTTTTGCTCATGGATGAACCATTCGGGGCTTTGGATGATATCACCCGCACTAACCTCAATGATGAGTTACTCTCATTATGGAATCACCAACGTCAAACCATCCTGTTTGTGACTCATAATATTTATGAAGCAGTTTATCTGTCCAAGCGGGTGGTGGTGATGGGGGCGAATCCGGGACGGGCGATCGCAGAGATTCCCATTGATGAACCGTTACCCCGCACCGAATCGTTTCGGACTTCTGAGCGTTATCTCAACTATTGTCAACAAGTCTATGCGGCTTTATCTGAAGCAATGGACCCGCAATCCCAGGAATCCCCCCGGCAATTTTTTCCGGCCTAA
- a CDS encoding ABC transporter substrate-binding protein codes for MTNFNLLKRRQFLKMSSLAIGTSILTSCTNRETLSSTSTSNGKLDKVRVGLSWKAEAEYGGFYQALATGIYRDYGFDVEIRPLPPQGNVTQLLMGDLVDFSIGQAVNALQAADQGIPKVTVAAIFQDEIQAFLAHPGVGNDSLAQLKGKRVFIVPGLSSIYWPFLEKQYGYTQDQQRPYNFNVTPFLLDKDSVQQGLLTSEPFLIEKEGGFKPVILLLSETGLNPYNFTLETTHKLIESKPELVHRFVDASIKGWYSYLENPALGNVLIQQDNPEMSDELLAFALGKIAEYDLIKSGDAQTLGIGAMTDERWKTLFYQLVTAGVLEDKPSYNDAYTLEFINKGVDYYQG; via the coding sequence ATGACTAATTTTAATTTGCTCAAACGTCGCCAATTCCTGAAAATGAGTTCTTTGGCGATAGGAACCAGTATCTTGACCAGTTGTACGAATCGTGAAACCCTATCTTCCACCTCCACATCCAACGGAAAACTCGACAAAGTTAGAGTGGGGTTAAGCTGGAAAGCTGAAGCTGAATATGGCGGATTTTATCAGGCCCTGGCGACGGGAATTTATCGCGACTATGGATTTGATGTAGAAATTAGACCCCTGCCGCCCCAAGGGAATGTGACTCAATTGTTGATGGGGGATTTGGTTGATTTTAGCATCGGTCAAGCCGTCAATGCCCTACAAGCAGCGGATCAAGGCATTCCCAAAGTTACAGTGGCTGCCATTTTTCAAGATGAAATTCAAGCATTTTTAGCCCATCCTGGTGTCGGCAATGACTCGTTGGCGCAACTGAAGGGAAAACGGGTGTTTATTGTTCCGGGACTGAGTAGTATTTATTGGCCTTTCCTAGAAAAACAGTACGGTTATACTCAAGACCAGCAACGCCCTTATAATTTCAATGTTACGCCATTTTTGCTAGACAAAGATTCGGTTCAACAGGGATTGCTGACTTCCGAACCTTTTCTAATTGAAAAAGAAGGCGGGTTTAAGCCGGTGATTTTATTATTAAGTGAAACGGGATTGAATCCTTATAATTTTACCCTGGAAACGACTCATAAATTAATTGAATCTAAACCGGAGTTGGTTCATCGCTTTGTCGATGCTTCTATCAAAGGATGGTATAGCTATCTTGAAAATCCTGCCCTGGGAAATGTGTTAATTCAGCAAGACAATCCAGAAATGTCTGATGAGTTGCTGGCTTTTGCCCTAGGTAAGATAGCGGAGTATGATCTGATTAAGTCTGGAGATGCTCAAACCCTCGGGATTGGGGCGATGACTGATGAACGATGGAAAACATTGTTTTACCAGTTGGTAACCGCTGGGGTTTTAGAGGATAAACCCAGCTATAACGATGCCTATACTTTAGAGTTTATTAATAAGGGGGTAGATTATTACCAGGGGTAA
- the folB gene encoding dihydroneopterin aldolase — protein sequence MDKSVEQRDAIEITGLRYYGYTGYLAEERMLGQWFEVDLTLWVDLVAVGNSDRLEDTLDYRQLVERVRHQIETAKVNTMEHLATQIARSILEWEQAQKIRVRLTKVSAPIPDFSGKISVEITRSPSDFFTS from the coding sequence ATGGACAAATCTGTAGAACAAAGAGACGCGATCGAAATTACGGGACTGCGCTATTACGGTTACACGGGCTACTTGGCTGAGGAAAGAATGCTCGGTCAATGGTTTGAGGTGGATTTAACCTTGTGGGTGGATTTAGTAGCAGTGGGAAACAGCGATCGGCTAGAAGACACTTTAGATTACCGGCAATTAGTTGAGCGAGTTCGCCATCAAATCGAAACCGCTAAAGTCAATACAATGGAACATTTGGCCACCCAAATTGCTCGCTCCATTCTCGAATGGGAGCAAGCTCAAAAAATTAGAGTTCGCTTAACCAAAGTTTCCGCTCCCATCCCCGATTTTTCAGGGAAAATTTCCGTGGAAATCACCCGGTCTCCATCGGATTTTTTCACCTCATAA
- a CDS encoding 6-carboxytetrahydropterin synthase, with amino-acid sequence MSMIYITRRVTFCASHRLHSDALSDEENRRIFGKCNNPNGHGHNYALKVTVRGEVNPETGIVLNFFDLQDAIDAAIIDEVDHKHINLDVPAFKGINPTAENMVVVFWNMLEPKLPPGMLYEMQLYETDNDHVTYRGT; translated from the coding sequence ATGTCGATGATTTATATCACCCGTCGAGTCACCTTTTGTGCTTCCCATCGTCTCCACAGTGATGCCTTATCCGATGAAGAAAATCGCCGAATCTTTGGCAAATGCAATAATCCTAATGGTCATGGTCATAATTATGCCTTAAAGGTGACCGTCCGGGGGGAAGTTAATCCAGAAACGGGGATTGTCCTGAATTTCTTTGACCTTCAAGATGCCATTGATGCCGCCATTATCGATGAGGTGGATCACAAGCATATTAATTTAGATGTCCCCGCTTTCAAAGGCATCAATCCCACCGCTGAAAATATGGTAGTAGTCTTTTGGAATATGCTAGAACCCAAGCTACCCCCTGGAATGCTCTATGAAATGCAGTTGTATGAAACTGACAATGATCATGTGACCTATCGGGGAACCTAG
- a CDS encoding DUF433 domain-containing protein, with amino-acid sequence MDNSPLQRITIDPEICHGKPCIRGLRYPVEFLLELLSSGMTHAEILADYEDLEEADILAALLFAARLSQVKRVYTLAS; translated from the coding sequence ATGGATAATTCTCCCTTACAACGCATCACCATCGACCCAGAAATCTGTCATGGTAAACCCTGTATTCGCGGGTTACGCTATCCTGTGGAATTTTTACTAGAACTCCTCAGTTCCGGCATGACCCATGCTGAAATTTTAGCCGATTATGAAGATTTGGAAGAAGCGGATATTTTAGCCGCCTTACTCTTTGCTGCCCGTTTAAGTCAGGTTAAGCGAGTTTATACCCTAGCATCATGA
- a CDS encoding DUF5615 family PIN-like protein — translation MKFLVDAQLPKRLARFLQSAGYDAIHTSDLPQRNATRDSDLNSLSIQEQRILISKDADFVESLLAPKATL, via the coding sequence ATGAAATTTCTAGTTGATGCTCAACTCCCCAAAAGATTAGCTCGTTTTCTCCAAAGTGCCGGATATGATGCCATTCACACCAGCGATTTACCCCAGAGAAATGCTACCCGTGACTCGGACTTAAACAGCTTGTCAATTCAAGAACAGCGAATTTTAATTAGTAAAGATGCGGATTTTGTGGAGTCATTACTTGCTCCAAAAGCAACCTTATAA
- a CDS encoding NUDIX domain-containing protein, whose product MPDPSLVSPRSIVQTFPLSTVGALVCGPSGRVLIAKTTKWRGLWGVPGGKVDWGETLEAALLREFREEVGLDLVEIRWALLQEAVLDPQFYREAHFIMMNYYARSTTETVIPNDEIEEWVWVTPQEALNYSLNTYTRVLVEHYLNQDDG is encoded by the coding sequence ATGCCCGATCCATCATTAGTTTCACCCCGATCCATCGTTCAAACCTTTCCTTTAAGTACCGTAGGGGCCCTCGTTTGCGGCCCTAGCGGTCGGGTTTTGATTGCCAAAACGACGAAATGGCGAGGGTTGTGGGGGGTCCCCGGTGGTAAAGTCGATTGGGGTGAAACGCTGGAAGCAGCTTTATTACGGGAATTTCGCGAAGAGGTGGGACTGGACCTGGTGGAGATTCGCTGGGCACTGTTGCAAGAGGCAGTCTTAGACCCGCAATTTTATCGGGAAGCACACTTTATTATGATGAACTATTATGCCCGTTCGACCACAGAAACAGTGATTCCCAATGATGAAATTGAGGAATGGGTTTGGGTTACCCCACAAGAGGCACTCAACTATTCTTTGAATACTTACACTCGCGTTCTAGTTGAACATTATCTCAACCAGGACGACGGTTGA
- a CDS encoding pentapeptide repeat-containing protein → MTIMSYNNKKTTRYRGKNWQGMSYPVSLKPHDTVICCDLRNTQLDGLNLSGVEFFGCRLNGTSFRGATLRGTRFIGCFSSDEGPAPEFSDSIREDIFVIDSHINFSDPRLTDPFWGDDLRVDDWDPRQPTGKWPEDVATAANQTLSERNDTRYDAAIALGELNNQVVAPLLGTLLADPEWDVRSIALKVLANLRHQEFPQGDRTLLEWMFLRLGDDHSIVRQKAVKLVEKISPPDEVLVDAISEIMASSLEEQREGLDSVIQFCQVDEKYGHLLKQLDPVLLPVIHRQMRADSSEENLAGLYAAIDLCELDDRYFHLLEEKTIKALRSSTDVKVSEQAGDLWAILEDADSLPNLLPGN, encoded by the coding sequence ATGACTATTATGTCGTACAATAACAAAAAAACAACTCGATATAGAGGGAAGAACTGGCAAGGAATGTCATATCCAGTCTCCCTCAAACCTCATGATACGGTGATCTGTTGTGATCTCAGAAATACTCAATTAGATGGATTGAATCTGTCGGGAGTTGAGTTTTTCGGTTGCCGTTTGAATGGGACATCCTTTCGAGGAGCCACCCTTCGCGGAACCCGATTCATCGGCTGTTTCTCCTCCGATGAAGGGCCAGCACCAGAGTTTAGTGATTCGATTCGAGAAGATATTTTCGTGATCGATTCCCATATTAATTTCTCGGATCCAAGGCTTACGGATCCTTTTTGGGGGGACGATTTGAGAGTGGATGACTGGGATCCGCGTCAGCCCACCGGAAAATGGCCTGAAGACGTGGCAACAGCAGCAAACCAAACGTTATCCGAACGGAATGATACTCGATACGATGCGGCGATCGCCCTAGGAGAGTTAAATAACCAAGTCGTTGCGCCTCTGTTGGGGACGCTATTAGCCGATCCGGAATGGGATGTGCGTTCAATAGCGCTTAAAGTCTTAGCAAATCTCCGACATCAGGAATTTCCCCAGGGCGATCGCACGTTATTAGAGTGGATGTTCCTCCGTCTGGGAGATGATCATTCTATCGTTAGGCAGAAAGCCGTCAAACTGGTTGAAAAAATTTCCCCTCCTGATGAAGTTTTGGTTGATGCCATCTCCGAGATCATGGCGAGTTCATTAGAAGAACAACGGGAGGGTCTTGATTCGGTGATTCAATTCTGCCAAGTTGATGAAAAATATGGCCACTTATTGAAGCAACTGGATCCGGTTTTACTTCCTGTCATTCACCGTCAAATGAGGGCCGATTCATCAGAAGAAAATCTGGCGGGTCTTTATGCCGCGATTGACTTATGCGAACTGGATGATAGATATTTTCATTTGTTGGAGGAAAAGACGATTAAAGCGCTGCGATCGAGTACAGACGTAAAAGTGAGTGAGCAGGCTGGCGATCTTTGGGCTATTCTGGAGGATGCAGATAGTTTACCCAATTTATTACCGGGCAATTAA
- a CDS encoding adenylate/guanylate cyclase domain-containing protein gives MTFSGTGSVLAALTRVGRMGELTRRVKDMQVGEFVCILDFITAEFQQCLLAIDLINNEALEILLEQLLDAFTLKISQILQAEKTTIFLIDQEKEQLWSKISQDDTGKSTEIRLPIHIGILGHVACNGESVNIADVRNHPLFQAEVDEPPGCDPRNLLCEPIFSSKDTDRVVAVVQVLNKMAEVPFDREDQLQFAGFASSIAIILESCQSFYVAARNQRGVSALLEATTTLGQSLDLETTLRAVMDRAKDLMQADRSTLFLLSKETDELWTKVAKADGKTMVEIRIPANRGIAGYVASTGQTLNIHDAYLDPRFDPTTDRKTGYQTATILCMPVYNASGELIGVTQLINKHKGSFNSSDEAFLRAFNAQAGIALQNAQLFESVLLEKQYQKDILESLSDAVISTNMDGKIVTINEAALELLGCPIQKDDRKQSDRQFQLQRENKQKLLLWQQKLQGRYVWEVVPIDNLRFRLQDALQNAARHFVPEQSLTIGLVKLDETNMESAILVIGDRNNPEFYIPWNEPDENGIKYPKSQVKEIERSLNLTVNPLTNPEGGVRGGLVVLEDISREKRMKTTMYRYMTPGVAERVMALGEDALMVGERKEVTILFSDIRGYTTLTENLEAAEVVSLLNNYFETMVEAVFNCDGTLDKFIGDALMAVFGAPLPLKDHAWKAVQSALDMRRRLDEFNRHQKEHTIRIGIGISSGEVVSGNIGSQKRMDYTVIGDGVNLSARLESVTKEYKCDIIISEFTYQLCSDRIWVRELDKIRVKGKNQAVGIYELIGDRQTPLDAEKEKFLDLYRAARTAYIARNFSESITLFQSAGAIYPEDQAVKIHIQRAEDYLKTPPPEEWDGVHTMTTK, from the coding sequence ATGACATTTTCAGGCACTGGTAGCGTTCTAGCGGCTTTAACTCGGGTGGGTCGCATGGGGGAGTTGACCCGGCGGGTCAAGGATATGCAGGTTGGCGAATTTGTCTGCATCCTTGATTTTATTACGGCAGAATTTCAACAATGTCTGCTGGCGATCGATCTGATTAATAATGAAGCGCTCGAAATTCTGTTAGAACAACTCCTCGATGCCTTCACCCTCAAAATTAGTCAAATCCTGCAAGCAGAAAAGACGACTATTTTTTTAATTGACCAAGAAAAAGAGCAACTTTGGTCAAAAATTAGCCAGGATGACACGGGGAAAAGTACCGAAATCCGATTACCCATCCATATCGGCATTCTCGGTCATGTTGCTTGCAATGGGGAAAGTGTCAATATTGCTGATGTTCGCAATCATCCTTTATTTCAAGCAGAAGTCGATGAACCCCCGGGATGTGACCCGCGAAATCTGCTTTGTGAACCGATTTTTAGCAGCAAAGACACCGATCGCGTGGTGGCGGTGGTTCAGGTCCTCAACAAAATGGCTGAGGTTCCCTTTGATCGCGAGGATCAGCTTCAATTTGCCGGGTTTGCCTCTTCGATCGCGATTATTCTGGAAAGTTGTCAGTCTTTTTATGTAGCAGCGAGAAATCAACGCGGGGTTAGTGCGTTACTGGAAGCAACGACGACTTTAGGTCAAAGTCTGGACCTGGAAACGACGTTACGCGCTGTGATGGACCGCGCCAAGGATTTAATGCAGGCCGATCGCAGTACCCTATTTTTACTCAGCAAGGAAACGGACGAACTCTGGACGAAAGTCGCCAAAGCAGATGGCAAAACGATGGTGGAAATCCGAATTCCAGCCAATCGTGGTATTGCCGGTTATGTTGCCTCCACGGGTCAAACTCTGAATATTCATGATGCCTATCTCGACCCCCGCTTTGACCCGACGACGGACCGAAAAACTGGCTATCAAACCGCTACGATTCTTTGTATGCCGGTTTATAATGCGTCGGGGGAGTTAATCGGGGTGACGCAACTGATTAATAAACATAAGGGGAGTTTTAATTCGTCGGATGAAGCGTTTTTGCGCGCTTTTAATGCTCAGGCGGGAATTGCGTTACAAAACGCGCAATTGTTTGAGAGTGTGTTGCTGGAGAAGCAATATCAAAAAGATATTTTAGAAAGCCTTTCCGATGCGGTGATTTCCACCAATATGGACGGGAAAATTGTCACGATTAATGAGGCGGCGTTAGAGTTGCTGGGATGTCCGATTCAGAAGGATGACCGTAAACAGAGCGATCGCCAGTTTCAGCTTCAACGGGAAAATAAGCAAAAACTGCTATTGTGGCAGCAAAAGTTACAAGGCCGCTATGTTTGGGAAGTGGTCCCGATTGACAATCTGAGATTTCGCTTACAGGATGCGTTACAAAATGCAGCAAGGCATTTCGTCCCGGAACAAAGTCTGACGATTGGGTTAGTCAAGTTGGATGAAACGAATATGGAGAGTGCGATTTTGGTGATAGGCGATCGCAACAATCCAGAGTTTTACATCCCCTGGAATGAACCCGATGAAAATGGCATAAAATACCCCAAAAGTCAAGTTAAAGAAATTGAACGCAGTCTCAACCTCACGGTGAATCCTTTAACCAACCCAGAAGGGGGAGTCCGGGGTGGATTAGTGGTTTTGGAAGATATTAGCCGGGAAAAACGGATGAAGACCACCATGTATCGGTACATGACCCCTGGGGTTGCGGAACGAGTCATGGCATTGGGGGAAGATGCCTTAATGGTGGGGGAACGCAAAGAAGTCACCATTTTATTCTCGGATATTCGTGGTTATACAACCCTGACGGAAAACCTAGAAGCGGCAGAAGTCGTCTCGCTTTTAAATAACTATTTCGAGACGATGGTAGAAGCGGTTTTTAACTGCGATGGAACCTTAGATAAATTTATTGGGGATGCGTTAATGGCGGTATTTGGTGCGCCGTTACCGCTGAAAGACCACGCTTGGAAGGCGGTGCAATCGGCCTTAGATATGCGTCGGCGTTTAGATGAATTTAATCGTCATCAAAAAGAGCATACCATTCGCATCGGCATTGGGATTAGTTCCGGGGAAGTAGTGTCCGGAAATATTGGCAGTCAAAAGCGGATGGATTATACGGTGATTGGGGATGGGGTGAATTTAAGTGCGCGGTTAGAAAGCGTGACAAAGGAATATAAATGTGATATTATTATTAGCGAATTTACTTATCAACTCTGTAGCGATCGCATCTGGGTTAGAGAGTTAGATAAGATTCGGGTGAAGGGGAAAAATCAAGCGGTAGGGATTTATGAATTAATTGGCGATCGGCAGACTCCCCTGGATGCCGAAAAAGAGAAATTCCTAGACTTGTACCGCGCCGCACGTACTGCTTATATCGCTAGGAATTTTTCCGAATCGATTACCCTCTTTCAATCCGCAGGCGCAATTTATCCCGAAGACCAAGCGGTCAAAATTCACATTCAAAGAGCGGAAGATTATCTGAAAACACCACCGCCAGAAGAGTGGGATGGCGTGCATACGATGACGACCAAGTGA
- a CDS encoding ABC transporter permease: MNKDIALILAKLKKNKLLSLDTLAPLLVGILVLSAWEIGVEVTETPVYLLPKPSVIFQALIKDWPILFPALLITLKITVVAFITAAISGLMIAVLMSQSKWIEKSLYPYAIVLQTTPIVAIAPLIIIWFKDYTFGALVTCAWIVAFFPIISNTTFGLNSLDPNLRDLFILYKASRWQTLWYLRLPSALPYFLSGLRISGGLSLIGAVVAEFVAGTGGTDSGIAYQMLIAGYNLQIPRMFAALLLVTILGILIFTLLSKISDWVLGEWHESSLK; the protein is encoded by the coding sequence ATGAACAAAGATATCGCATTAATTTTAGCTAAACTAAAAAAAAACAAGTTATTGTCTCTGGATACCCTTGCCCCACTTCTGGTCGGGATTCTAGTGCTATCCGCTTGGGAAATTGGGGTGGAAGTCACTGAAACTCCTGTGTATTTATTGCCGAAACCTTCGGTGATTTTTCAGGCTTTAATTAAAGATTGGCCGATTTTGTTTCCCGCGTTGCTCATTACTTTAAAAATTACGGTGGTGGCCTTTATCACCGCTGCAATTTCTGGGTTAATGATTGCAGTTTTGATGTCTCAAAGTAAGTGGATTGAGAAAAGTTTGTATCCTTATGCGATTGTTTTGCAGACGACTCCCATCGTGGCGATCGCACCTTTAATTATTATCTGGTTTAAAGACTATACCTTTGGTGCTTTGGTGACTTGTGCCTGGATTGTCGCCTTTTTCCCGATTATTTCTAATACCACCTTTGGGTTAAATAGCCTCGACCCCAATTTACGGGATTTATTTATCCTCTACAAAGCCTCAAGGTGGCAAACCCTCTGGTATTTGAGACTACCGAGTGCCTTACCTTATTTTTTATCAGGATTGCGGATTAGTGGGGGATTATCCTTAATTGGTGCCGTGGTTGCCGAATTTGTCGCCGGGACTGGCGGGACCGATTCCGGGATTGCCTATCAAATGCTAATTGCCGGTTACAATCTGCAAATTCCTAGAATGTTTGCCGCCTTATTGTTGGTGACAATTCTGGGAATTCTGATTTTTACCTTGTTATCAAAGATATCAGATTGGGTGTTAGGGGAATGGCATGAAAGTTCTTTAAAATGA